In Burkholderia lata, the DNA window ACGGCGCGCGCGTGACGCTGTACATGACGGCCTACGACGCACGGCGCCTCGCGCCGCAGGCGATGTCGGCCGGCGACCGCTACACGTATTTCTGGTCGGATCGCGGGATGGGCTACGCGTTGTCCGGCCAGGGCGACGAGCGGCGCCTGCGCGAACTCGCGATCGACGCGTGCGGCGACCTCGGCGGCCCGACCGACGCGTGGAAGGGGTGACGCGCGCGGCGCCGGTTCGGAGCAGGCGATGAAGACGACGATGACGAAGGGGCTCGTGCCGATGCTGGTGCCGATGCTGGTGCTGGTGCTGGTGCTGGTGGCGCTCATCGCGGGCAGCGCGCTTGCGCGCGCGGACGGCGACGCGCCGGTGCGCGTGCCCGTCGACGCCGACGGCGTGCAGCGGGTGGCGATCGTCGGCGGCAGCTATTTCTTCCGACCGAACCACGTGATCGTGCGGGCGCACGTGCCGGTCGAGCTGACCGTGTCGGCCGAGCCCGGCCTGGTGCCGCACAGCTTCGAGATCGACGCGCCGCAGGCCGGCATCGCGGTGCACACCGAGCTCGCCACGACACCGAAGACGTTTCGCTTCACGCCGGCGCAGCCGGGCCGGTTCGCCTACTATTGCACGCATCGGCTGCTGTTTTTCAGGAGCCATCGCGAGCGCGGGATGGAAGGCGTGCTCGATGTCGAGGCGGCGCCGTGATCGCCGCGTTGCTGGCCGCGAGCCTGATAGGAGCGAGCATGACCGCCGATCCCGTGACTGTCGCGCAGGCGCATTTCGACCACGTCCGCTCGTACCGCGCGACGATCCGCTCGTCCGCGCGCAGCGGCGAGCACACTGAAATCCGCTACGCGTACCTGAAACCGGGCTTCGTCCGGATGGATTTCGTGTCGCCGCATCACGGCGCGGTGCTCGCCTACGATCCCGGCGACGGCAAGGTGCGGCTGCGTCCGTTCGGTGCGCATGCACCGCCCGCGCTGACGCTGTCGCCGTCCAATCCGCTCGTGCGCGACCGCAGCGGCCACCGGGTCGACCGGTCGGACGTCGGCGAACTGCTGCGCAACGTCCATGCGCTGCAGGAGGGCGGCGCGACGGTGACCGAAGGCGAGGAGGCCGTCGGCGGCCGGACCGCGCTGCGCGTGTCGGTCACGGGCGCCCCCGCGCATGTGGTCGACGGCGTGCATCGCTACCGGCTGTGGCTGGATACCGAGGATGGCTTTCCGCTGAAGGTCGTCAGCTTCGCGGACGATGACGACGTGCCGCTCGAAACCGTGACGCTCGACGACGTCGAGATCGACGTCGCGTTTCCCGAACGCTTCTTCGCGCCCTGAGCGGTGCGCTGACTCATGCCCGTGACGGGCATGCCGGAGGCTGCATGGCGGAATACCGGTTCTCGACGACCTGGCGCGTGGACGCGCCGCTCGCGGTGGTGTGGGACGCGATCTACCAGGTCGACCGCTGGCCCGACTGGTGGAAGGGTGCCGTGAGCACCGTCGAGATCGAGCCGGGCGATGCGCGCGGCGTCGGCGCGCTGCACCGGTACACGTGGAAGGGGGCGCTGCCGTACCGGCTGACCTTCGACATGCGCGTGCGGCGCGTCGAGCCGCCGCATGCGCTCGAAGGTCGTGCGAGCGGCGCGATCGAAGGCGACGGATGCTGGTCGTTCATCGCCGATGGCGCCCGCACGATCGTGCGCTATGACTGGCACATCCGCACGCACGTGCGCTGGATGAACCGGCTGGAGCCGCTCGGTCGCCCGCTGTTCCGATGGAACCATGACGTCGTGATGCGCGAAGGCGCGAAGGGGCTCGCGCGGCTGCTGGGCGCGGCGGTCGAGACGGAGGGCCGGACGTTCCGGCCGTTGTCGGATGCGGGCTGCGCCGATGCCTGAACGCGTGTGAACGCGAGCAGCAGCGCGTAAAGCGCGTAGCGGCGTGCCGCGCCGCTCAGCGCGCGTACGCCATGACCGCGCCATCCACCACCAGTGCGACACGTTCGCCGACGGCCGGACACCGGTGTCCCGGCACGCGTGCGCGCACGAGCACGTCGCCATCGGCATCGAGGCGTACGAGCACGTCGGCGTCCTGGCCCGCGAACTGCGCGGCTTCGACGCGCGCCGTATGGCCGCGCGCCGCGTCGGCGTGCGTGACCGGCACGATGCCGATCTGCTCGGGACGCAGCATCGCATCGGCCGGCCCGTCGGGCAGCGGCGCGACGAGCGGCAGTTCGCCGAGCGCGCAGGCGATGCGCATGCTGCGCACGTGACCGGCGAGCAGCACGGCCTGCCCGACGAACGACGCGACGTCGCGCGTGACGGGCTGCCGGTACAGCATCTGCGGCGCGGCCGTCTGCACGAGCCGGCCGTGCCACATCACGGCCACTTCGTCGCCAAGCGTCATCGCTTCGGGCTGGTCGTGCGTGACGAGAACCGAGGTCGCGCCCGCTGCCGCGAGCGCATCCGCGACCGCGCTGCGCGTTTCGTGGCGCAGCGACGTGTCGAGCGCCGAGAACGGTTCGTCGAGGATCACGAGCGACGGCTCGGGCGCGAGCGCGCGAGCCAGCGCGACGCGCTGCTGCTGTCCGCCGGACAGTTGCTGCGGCGCACGGCTCGCATACGACGCGGGCAGCCCGACCATCTCGAGCAGCTCGTCGACGCGATGATGGCGCCGCCGCGCCGCGCGCGGCAGCCCGAATGCGATGTTGTCGGCCACCGACAGATGCGGAAACAGCGCGCCTTCCTGCGGCACGTAGCCGATCCGGCGCTGTTCGGGCGGCAGGTGCACGTCGGGTGCGGCCACGCGGCGCCCGTCGATTTCGACGGTGCCGCGCTCGGCACGCTCGAAGCCGCACAGCACGCGCAGCAGGGTGGTCTTGCCGCTGCCGGACGGGCCGAGCAGCGCGAGGCGCGAGCCGCGCCGCACCGTGAGGTCGATGTCGTGCAGGACGGTATGCGATCCGAACGATTTCGACAGGCCGTGGATGCGTAGTTCGCTCATGGGCGGTTCCGGGGAAAAAGGGCGGCGCTCAGTCGCGCACCGACGCGCGGCCGAGCAGCAGGAACAGCAGTCCCGATGCACCGAGCGACAGCGCCACGAGCAGCGCGACATAGGGCGCCGCGGCGGCGAACGCGAGTGTCGCCGTATCGCTCCACACCTGCGTCGCGAGCGTGCGGGTGCCGATCGGCGACAACAGCAGCGTCGCGTTGAGTTCCGTCACGACCGAGATGAACACCATCGTCGCGGCCGCGCCGAGGCCGGGCGCCGCGAGCGGCAGCACCACGCGTGTGAGCGTCGCGCGCCAGCCGAGACCGAGCGAGCGCGCGGTTTCCTCGAGCCGCACCTGCACGTGCGACAGCGCGGCGCGCACGCTGACGACCGCGAGCGGCAGGAACAGGATCGCGTACGCGCCGACGAGCGCCGGTGCGCTCTGGTAGAGCGGCTGCAGCAGCCGCACCGTGATCGACACGATTGCCAGCGCGACGACGATGCCCGGCACGCCCTGCACGGTCATCGCGGTACGCTCGAGCAGCGTCGCGACGCGCCCCGGATAACGGACCAGCAGGAACGCGAGCGGCAGCGCGAGCAGCGTGGTGACGGCCGCCGCCATCAGGCCATAGCCGGACGACGCAAGCGTGGCCTGCCACAGCAGCTCGGGCGACACGTCGGCCGGCGTGACGGCGGCCGCGCCCTGTTGCGTGAGCCAGTAGCCGATCATCGCGAGCGGCACGCCGAGCGTCGCGGCCGCGAGCGCGGCGAACGCGACGGTGACGGGGCCGCGCAGATAGCCGAGCGGATAGCGCATCGCGACGCGGCGCGCGGCGCGGTGCGTATGGCCGTAGCGCGCATGGCCGCGCGCGCGTGCCTCGATCGCGAGGCACAGCAGGCACAGCGCGATCAGCACGCAGCCGAGCAGCGACGCGCCACCGCCATCGAACGCGGTGCGGTATTCCGCATAGATCTCGGTCGTGAACGTGCGAAAGCGCAGCAACTGGAATGCGCCGAACTCGGACAGCACGCCGAGCGCGACGAGCAGCATCCCGCCGCACAGCGCGGGGCGCAACTGCGGCAGCACGACGCGGAAGAAGGTATGCCACGGCGAGCAGCCGAGCGTGCGCGCGCTTTCTTCCAGCGCGGGATCGAGTTCGCGCAGCGCGGCGGCCACCGGCAGGTAGACGAGCGGGAAGTACGCGGAAGTCAGCACGATCAGCGCGCCGAGGAAGTCCTGCAGGTCGAGGCTCAGCGACACCCACGCATAGCTCGTGATGAACGGCGGCACCGCGAGCGGCGCGGCCGCGAGCGCGGTCCACAGCGGCCGCGCGGGCAGGTCGGTGCGCTCGATGAACCACGCGAGCGCCGTGCCGAGCAGCGTGCACGCGAGGGTCGCGGCGAGCGTGATCGACAACGTGTTGACCAGCAGTTCGCCGACGAGCGGGCGCCACAGCAGCTCGATCGCGTCGTCGACGCCGAAGGTGGCCGCGCGGTACAGCGTGAAGCCGAGCGGCAGCAGGATCGCGAGCGGCCCGCACGCGGCCGCGGCGACGAGCGCGCGCGACGGGCGGCGCCGTGTCGCGGTGTGCTCGCCGTCGCGTGCGGTGCTTGCCGTGGGGGACACGGCGTCGCTCATGGTCAGAGCAGACCTGCCTGGCGCAGAAGCTTGCCGGCCTGGCTGTCGTCGCCGAGCTGTTCGAACGTCAGCGCCGGCGGGCTCAGTTCGTTGAACGGCTTCAGGATCGGATCGGGTGCGACGCCCGGATGCAGCGGGTACTCGAAGCTGATATGGCCGCCGGCCATGAGTTTCTGCGCGCGCTCGCTGACGAGATATGCGACGAACTTCTGCGCTTCCGGCTGGTGCTTCGATGCCTTCAGCACTGCGGCGCCGGACACGTTGACGGCACCGCCGACGTCGCCTTTGCCGAAGTGGTAGATCGCGCTGCGGGTCGACTTGTCGCCGAGCTCGGCGTGCAGGCGGTCCCAGTAGTAGTTGTTGATGATGCCGGTCAGCACGCCGCCGCGGTTGACGGCCGCCGTCACGCCTTCGTCGTCGTCGAAGATCTGCGCGTTGGCCTTCAGGCCCTTCAGCCATTGCAGCGTCGCGGCTTCGCCGTGCAGTGCGAGCACCGCGCTCACGAGCGGCAGGAAGTCTGCATCGCTCGGCGCGACGCCGACCTTGCCCTTCCATTCGGGCTTCGCGAGATCGAGCAACGATGCGGGCAATTGCTGCGGCTGGATTTTCGCGGTGTTGTAGACGAGCACGTTCTCGCGCGCGAGCACGCCGACCCAGTTGCCGTCCGCCGGGTTGAAGCGCGCGGGCACCGACTGCAGCGTGGCGGCGTCGGTCTTCGCGAACAGGCCCTTGCGGTCGAGCAGCACGAGCTCCGGCGAGTTCTCGGTGAAGTACACGTCGGCCGGCGTGCGGTCGCCTTCCGCGACGAGCTGCGCGGCGAGTGCCGGGCCTTCGCCCGAGCGCACCTTCACGGTGATGCCGCTCTGCGCTTCGAAGTCCTTGACGAGCTGGTTGACGACCTGCTCGTGCTGCGCGTTGTACAGCGTGAGCGTCGCGGCATGCGCGCGCGCGGCGTGCAGCGCGCCGGTCAGCATCAGCGCGGCGGCCGCCGCGGAAATCAGGTGCCGCAGCGGGCGGCTAACGGGTGAAGTATTCATGTGTTTTTTAGCAGGTTGCACCCGGCCGGGGCCGGGAAGGT includes these proteins:
- a CDS encoding ABC transporter permease yields the protein MSDAVSPTASTARDGEHTATRRRPSRALVAAAACGPLAILLPLGFTLYRAATFGVDDAIELLWRPLVGELLVNTLSITLAATLACTLLGTALAWFIERTDLPARPLWTALAAAPLAVPPFITSYAWVSLSLDLQDFLGALIVLTSAYFPLVYLPVAAALRELDPALEESARTLGCSPWHTFFRVVLPQLRPALCGGMLLVALGVLSEFGAFQLLRFRTFTTEIYAEYRTAFDGGGASLLGCVLIALCLLCLAIEARARGHARYGHTHRAARRVAMRYPLGYLRGPVTVAFAALAAATLGVPLAMIGYWLTQQGAAAVTPADVSPELLWQATLASSGYGLMAAAVTTLLALPLAFLLVRYPGRVATLLERTAMTVQGVPGIVVALAIVSITVRLLQPLYQSAPALVGAYAILFLPLAVVSVRAALSHVQVRLEETARSLGLGWRATLTRVVLPLAAPGLGAAATMVFISVVTELNATLLLSPIGTRTLATQVWSDTATLAFAAAAPYVALLVALSLGASGLLFLLLGRASVRD
- a CDS encoding LolA family protein — encoded protein: MIAALLAASLIGASMTADPVTVAQAHFDHVRSYRATIRSSARSGEHTEIRYAYLKPGFVRMDFVSPHHGAVLAYDPGDGKVRLRPFGAHAPPALTLSPSNPLVRDRSGHRVDRSDVGELLRNVHALQEGGATVTEGEEAVGGRTALRVSVTGAPAHVVDGVHRYRLWLDTEDGFPLKVVSFADDDDVPLETVTLDDVEIDVAFPERFFAP
- a CDS encoding SRPBCC family protein is translated as MAEYRFSTTWRVDAPLAVVWDAIYQVDRWPDWWKGAVSTVEIEPGDARGVGALHRYTWKGALPYRLTFDMRVRRVEPPHALEGRASGAIEGDGCWSFIADGARTIVRYDWHIRTHVRWMNRLEPLGRPLFRWNHDVVMREGAKGLARLLGAAVETEGRTFRPLSDAGCADA
- a CDS encoding iron ABC transporter substrate-binding protein translates to MNTSPVSRPLRHLISAAAAALMLTGALHAARAHAATLTLYNAQHEQVVNQLVKDFEAQSGITVKVRSGEGPALAAQLVAEGDRTPADVYFTENSPELVLLDRKGLFAKTDAATLQSVPARFNPADGNWVGVLARENVLVYNTAKIQPQQLPASLLDLAKPEWKGKVGVAPSDADFLPLVSAVLALHGEAATLQWLKGLKANAQIFDDDEGVTAAVNRGGVLTGIINNYYWDRLHAELGDKSTRSAIYHFGKGDVGGAVNVSGAAVLKASKHQPEAQKFVAYLVSERAQKLMAGGHISFEYPLHPGVAPDPILKPFNELSPPALTFEQLGDDSQAGKLLRQAGLL
- a CDS encoding ABC transporter ATP-binding protein, translating into MSELRIHGLSKSFGSHTVLHDIDLTVRRGSRLALLGPSGSGKTTLLRVLCGFERAERGTVEIDGRRVAAPDVHLPPEQRRIGYVPQEGALFPHLSVADNIAFGLPRAARRRHHRVDELLEMVGLPASYASRAPQQLSGGQQQRVALARALAPEPSLVILDEPFSALDTSLRHETRSAVADALAAAGATSVLVTHDQPEAMTLGDEVAVMWHGRLVQTAAPQMLYRQPVTRDVASFVGQAVLLAGHVRSMRIACALGELPLVAPLPDGPADAMLRPEQIGIVPVTHADAARGHTARVEAAQFAGQDADVLVRLDADGDVLVRARVPGHRCPAVGERVALVVDGAVMAYAR